A region of the Dasypus novemcinctus isolate mDasNov1 chromosome X, mDasNov1.1.hap2, whole genome shotgun sequence genome:
ATTGAATGATTCCCACTCATATGGGAAATAGGAGTGAAAACAAATTTCCATGAGAACAACACCTGGCGAGGTGGTAAAGAACTTATTCCGGGTTATCTATTGGGAGTACGATGGCTGAGTGTTTGCGTTGAGTGTGAGGTGAGGGCTGCCTTTGTCAGCAAGCCATGCCTCTGACTGAGGTGGTGGACAGCTGATGCGAGCTGAAAAAAAGCAGTAATAAGGCAAAGCGTCCAATTGACCAAATCAAATATGTGGCAAACTTCAAAATAACTTAATTTTGCCAGTGTCACATTAGATTTTACTTCCTAGAAACTTTAGTTATTAATTAGAAGAAACTTGGCATCTCTTTCTTAAATGCTTTCAGATACGTGGCATTAAGTTTctgaaaaaatgataaaataaataaaatgaaatgaaatagctTTTATTAGCATCatggacttcagccatattgaaaAAGTTCCTTTGCTCAAAGTTTGTAGCAAGGTTTTGTTTAGCAGTCCCCAGCACACTAAATCAGAAgtacatctgaaaaaaatctctATCCACCAAGTTCAAGATAACAAActggttttattttgtattaatattttttctttctctatttagGTTAACCATTGGTGTTCTAAAATCCTGTTTGCCACCTCACCCCAGCCTCTCGCCACAGTCACACATTCCTTTCGTCAACCTCCACTCTTCcgcccaccaaaaaaaaaacagaaaaaccaaaacATATTCGCGTAGTCCAAGGGGAATGAAAGGGTTAACAAAATGAGCCTCCGCTACTCAGCACAAGGCAGCCAATGAAGCCAATAGAATGATTCACTTCCTGCTTGGGTCTCACTGAAACTCCTGAGCTTTGCCAGCCTAATTTGTAAAGTCAGTCTGGCCTCCCGTGTCGCCATTGGCCAAGCTCACGGCTGGCCAGGGTGAGACGTGCTGTAATTGGCTGCAGCAAGTGCCAGTAACCTGCGCTCGCTGCTTTGGCTCCCGGCACTGTAGATGTCAAAGGCTGAAGCTGCTCCCTTTGCCACATTATAACTAGTAGGGGATCCTCACCGACCATGGCCACAGCTGCCTCGAATCCCTACAGCATTCTCAGTTCCAGCTCCCTGGTCCATGCAGACTCTCCAGGCATGCAGCAGGGAAGTCCTTTCCGCAACCCacagaaacttctccaaagtGATTACTTGCAGGGAGTTCCCAGCAATGGGCATCCCCTCGGTCATCACTGGGTGACCAGTCTGAGTGACGGGGGCCCGTGGTCCTCCACGCTGGCCACGAGCCCCCTAGACCAGCAGGACGTGAAACCTGGGCGCGAAGACCTGCAGCTGGGTGCTATCATCCACCACCGCTCGCCGCACGTTGCCCATCACTCGCCACACACTAACCATCCGAACGCATGGGGGACGAGCCCGGCCCCGAGCCCGTCCATCACATCGAACGGCCAACCCCTCAATGTGTACTCTCAGCCGGGCTTCACTGTGAGCGGTATGCTGGCTCACGGAGGGCTCACTCCGCCACCCGGTGCCGCCTCCGCACAGAGCCTGCATCCAGGGCTCAGGGAGACCTCGGACCACAGAGACCTGGGCTCGCACCACTGCCAGGATCACTCAGACGAGGAAGCGCCAACCTCGGATGAGTTGGAACAGTTCGCCAAACAGTTCAAACAAAGAAGAATCAAGTTGGGCTTCACGCAGGCTGACGTGGGTCTAGCTCTGGGCACACTGTATGGTAACGTGTTCTCTCAGACTACCATCTGCAGGTTCGAGGCCTTACAACTAAGCTTCAAAAACATGTGCAAGCTGAAGCCACTGCTGAACAAGTGGCTGGAGGAGGCTGATTCGTCCACAGGAAGCCCGACCAGCATTGACAAGATCGCCGCGCAGGGCCGCAAGCGCAAAAAGCGAACCTCCATTGAGGTGAGTGTCAAGGGCGTCCTGGAGACGCATTTCCTCAAGTGCCCCAAGCCTGCCGCTCAAGAGATCTCCTCGCTCGCAGACAGTCTCCAGTTGGAGAAAGAAGTAGTGCGTGTCTGGTTCTGTAAtcgaagacaaaaagagaaaagaatgactcCTCCAGGGGATCAGCAGCCGCACGAGGTTTATTCCCACACAGTGAAAACAGACACGTCCTGCCATGATCTCTGACTGGAGGAGACAAGGTGGTGGCCGGTCACACTGATTGTGGAGcggatttctctttctctctaacACTATCTTTCTTTCACTCTAGCGTTATTATTGCTATTTAGCTCTacagctcttttttctttgttttcttcctctcttctttccttcctttccctctccctccctccctccctccctccctccctcccttccttccttccttccttccatcacacatacacacacacacaaacacattcagACTTCCCCACGCTGATATACAGTTGAATTAAGCAATCCAGGCTGGGACCTCTTACTGCCTGCCAGGGCAAGAGTTTCCTCCAATCTTTTCCTCAGATCAATGCATATTGTTTACTACGTTTAAGGTTTCTTTGGTGGCTCCTCTCTAGGAAGAGCAtagagtggggtgaggtgggggttggggaggagagTAGGGTGGGAAGACAGATGTGTGCCTCTGAATAACCTTTCAGCGCCTTGGTTATAGCAGCAGTATTTCAGGTGAAATCTGTTTTACAATAGACTAGTTTTACATTTATAAAAACCTCTATATAGTTTCTAAGTGTCTACAGTGTTTTACTACAGTCTGTACACAATATTTGTGAGAAAATTTGTATCGAATCGACCACTACACATTATTATTGCTACGATTATTATTCCTTTATTGAGCTGATGGGTTTTTAATTGCTTAGAAAGAGGGGGTTTGGGAGGGGAGATGCACACTCCCCAATCCCCATCCCAAATCTGTGTGGAGAGGAGAGGATACAATGCAGACAGTGGTTTTCGGTGATActgattatgtattttttttcctttgaacgGAATGCCTAGGATGGGTAGAACAGACAATACATTTGGACTTGCAAACTAGCTGGAAGTAGGAGGAAGGAGATCTTGCAGTTATATGCACTCTTATCCCTTGATTGGAAAGCTCCCACAGGCTTTCACAGTGCAGATCTGAATGCCCAGGAAGGATTCAGTGTGGGCTCCCAAAGAAAGAGATAGTCCTTAGCGGTGGCAAGAGTGCTGCACTTACCAGGGTACGAGATGCCTTCGCGAAGTTCTCCACAGGCCAAGCGTGACCCCACCATGGCCCTCCTTGACGAAGGACTTTGCCTTCACACGCAATTGCTTTCTCTGAGACCACGACCCAGAGACTGGCAACAGACTGGTCAGTCAGTGCCTCTCAGTTTGATTCACCACAGGCTTTTGGAGTAAGTAACCCGCGGGGCGGGTTGGGGAGGGGTTGGGGAACAGGCGCTCTCCGCTTTGTGCCGAACCACAATGAAATGATTGGCAAAGATCACAGGGATTTTAGTCCAACTCTGTGTCACCTCCTCCCGCGTGTATATACCACTGTCTGTGCGTGGGCTCCTGCCGAGTGGTCACCATGTCTCTGAGAAGCACAGCTGCTGGAAGCCTAAGGCGATTTACTGAGGAGCTAGCGAGCGTCTGGGAGGCTGgattcctactttttaaaaaatttctgtgtgtgtgtctctgtgcgTGTGTGCGTGCGTGCACGTTTAAACGTGTGTATGTAGATAGCGGTGTGTATTGTATTACTgtcttaaaaaaaacataaaaaaaactcTCTAGGCTGTGTAGAGATCCCAAAAATGTGCATTTGCAGTGGCTTTATTGCTAGCTCTCATTTCCACGGGTCAGATCCACATGCGCGCGCATCATTCGCAGCGAGCACCCAGCAATTAGCTTCAGTAGGCCAGACCTTGCTGGGAGTTCCTCATGTTTGGAGGGACCTCTCAGCAAGGCTTTCAAGTGCAGCTGTGGTAGACAAAGCTCCAAACTATGAAAGACCAGAAAACGACCACACCTTACCAAGGGAGGACTCCCTAAAATGGGCTGCCAAGCCTCTGGTCCACTACACTGTGTCTTACCCAGCTGTAGGTCCAACATTATGTGTTAATGCAAAtcctgaacctttttttttttttttctgtcaagcCTCTGTTCCTGTTGGTGTTTAGTTTTTCGTCGTTGTTTCGTTGTGTTTTTAAAATCCACATTGAGTTCATGTTTCACGGCCATTTGgagtttatttccattttttttctttgtagttaaatGCTTTGTTTCAAACCTGAATTAACCCAAATATTTCAGCCAACTTTATAATTGTACAGTTTTGTATATTAAACGTTGTTAAggttattacttttaaaaagatcatttagTTTATTAATTTAGTAGCTGATGTATAATGAACACTATTTTCCTTAAGAGTTGCTTTTTCAACTTTTTTATTCAAATTGCCTATTACAGTTgccaataattatttattttcaataaattctGCTATGTGTTTAAAAGGAAACTCTTTCAAAGACGAATTGGTtgtcaaaaagaaaacaattcgTTGTAATGTTTGATGTGAACAATTTTAGTTGAGGAGCTAATACTGACGCAATATTTTTTTGTtgtaaaagatgaaaaaagattaaataaaacatttttcaagaaaataaacaacTTTGTTGTCTTCTCCTGGCCTTATTGTGTGATGTGTGAAGTGGACAGTTTAAACAGAAGCACATTCCTAGTGAGCTGCTGGTCTGCTTTGCTTCCAGTTAGAAATCACTAATCATTGTTTCAATTCTTGCTTCCCTCCTACTTTTTGCCTTTCAGCTCAGCCCTAAAATACATTTAAAGGTACACTGTGATTGATTGCATGCCTGTGCCCATGCTTACTTAGAGCACATCCCTGATGGAAGGCTCTTGAGGAGGGAGTGCATTTTAGGAGGTGTAATCTTGTTAATGTTCTCCAAAAAGGGTGTTCTCATCCACCCAGCCGATAGACCCTTCTCTGAAACCTGTCTTCCTGAAATTAGACCGAGACATTCTTTGAAGCTTTTGTCTCAGCTCTCTGCACCCACCCTGCTGCTTCTTTCCCATTTCTGTGTCCTTCTGGTAGTTAAGCCATCATTCTTATGATAAGGGATGAGAAGATGACTCAGGGCATGGagtaagaaaggagagagaagtgtTCTACTTGTTAAGATTCCCCTGGGCCCAGAAATCCAGGTGAGCTGTTTGTTTTGCCCACTAGCAC
Encoded here:
- the POU3F4 gene encoding POU domain, class 3, transcription factor 4, which encodes MATAASNPYSILSSSSLVHADSPGMQQGSPFRNPQKLLQSDYLQGVPSNGHPLGHHWVTSLSDGGPWSSTLATSPLDQQDVKPGREDLQLGAIIHHRSPHVAHHSPHTNHPNAWGTSPAPSPSITSNGQPLNVYSQPGFTVSGMLAHGGLTPPPGAASAQSLHPGLRETSDHRDLGSHHCQDHSDEEAPTSDELEQFAKQFKQRRIKLGFTQADVGLALGTLYGNVFSQTTICRFEALQLSFKNMCKLKPLLNKWLEEADSSTGSPTSIDKIAAQGRKRKKRTSIEVSVKGVLETHFLKCPKPAAQEISSLADSLQLEKEVVRVWFCNRRQKEKRMTPPGDQQPHEVYSHTVKTDTSCHDL